In Fluviicola taffensis DSM 16823, the following are encoded in one genomic region:
- the recF gene encoding DNA replication/repair protein RecF (All proteins in this family for which functions are known are DNA-binding proteins that assist the filamentation of RecA onto DNA for the initiation of recombination or recombinational repair.) translates to MFVESLSLVNFRNHSEAEFQFEAGVNCIVGKNGSGKTNVLDAVHYLSMCRSYLNPTDKQNIRFNEQFFVIQGCWMKDEQPFNLYCGVKAGSKKVFKKNKKEYNRLADHIGHFPVVMISPYDTDLISEGSEVRRRWMDGIISQFDHEYLSDLQRYNKVLDQRNALLKLQFENGFFERESIEIWDEQLIKYGTAIHNKRVSFIDAFIPLFQHYYKWISQEQESVSLNYESKLSETDFRTLIQQAYPKDMRVHYTSVGIHKDDITFLLEGLPIKRFGSQGQQKSFLIALRLAQFDWLKERLNQTPILLLDDIFDKLDNLRVAQLMELVSKNTFGQVLVTDTDEIRVSAIFETIQVKPKMIIFNSELV, encoded by the coding sequence GAATCCCTTTCTTTAGTTAATTTTCGCAATCACTCTGAGGCCGAATTTCAGTTCGAAGCTGGTGTAAATTGCATTGTGGGGAAGAATGGATCAGGAAAAACAAATGTGCTGGATGCTGTTCATTATTTGAGCATGTGTCGCTCGTATTTGAACCCTACTGACAAACAGAATATTCGCTTCAATGAGCAGTTTTTTGTCATTCAAGGATGCTGGATGAAAGATGAACAGCCCTTCAATTTGTATTGTGGTGTAAAAGCGGGATCCAAGAAAGTTTTCAAGAAGAACAAAAAAGAATACAATCGTTTGGCGGACCACATCGGGCATTTTCCAGTGGTGATGATTTCTCCGTACGATACCGATTTGATTTCCGAGGGAAGCGAAGTGCGTAGAAGATGGATGGATGGAATCATTTCGCAATTCGACCATGAATATTTGAGCGATTTACAACGTTACAATAAAGTCTTAGATCAGCGAAATGCCTTATTGAAATTGCAATTTGAAAATGGTTTTTTCGAACGTGAATCCATTGAAATTTGGGACGAGCAATTGATTAAGTATGGAACTGCAATTCACAACAAGCGCGTTTCATTCATTGATGCATTTATTCCTCTGTTTCAACATTACTACAAGTGGATTTCGCAAGAGCAGGAATCTGTTTCGCTCAATTACGAATCTAAATTGTCTGAAACCGATTTCAGGACATTGATTCAACAAGCTTATCCGAAAGATATGCGAGTTCATTATACTTCTGTTGGAATTCACAAAGACGATATTACTTTTCTCTTAGAAGGTTTGCCAATCAAACGATTCGGATCTCAAGGACAGCAGAAAAGTTTCTTAATTGCCTTGCGTTTGGCACAATTCGATTGGTTGAAAGAACGCTTGAATCAAACTCCCATTTTATTGTTGGATGATATTTTCGATAAATTGGATAACTTGCGCGTAGCTCAATTAATGGAGTTGGTTTCTAAAAATACATTTGGTCAGGTTTTGGTAACCGATACGGATGAAATTCGAGTTTCAGCTATTTTTGAGACGATTCAAGTAAAACCGAAAATGATCATTTTTAATTCTGAATTGGTATGA
- a CDS encoding DUF721 domain-containing protein yields the protein MSEWDERKRSGNAQPMKELVDKLMSAYQLQGKMTEMEVLSKWEEMMGKAVATRTTHLQIRMGVLILRLNSSVMRDELAHGKQIIIERVNQTAGKQIIHDVWFE from the coding sequence ATGAGTGAGTGGGACGAACGAAAGAGATCTGGAAATGCTCAACCAATGAAGGAATTGGTGGATAAACTCATGAGCGCTTACCAATTGCAAGGTAAAATGACAGAAATGGAAGTTTTGAGCAAATGGGAAGAAATGATGGGAAAAGCAGTTGCGACCAGAACAACGCACCTTCAAATTCGAATGGGAGTATTGATTCTTCGTTTAAATTCCTCTGTAATGCGTGATGAACTAGCTCACGGTAAGCAAATTATCATTGAACGCGTCAATCAAACTGCAGGTAAACAGATTATTCACGATGTTTGGTTTGAGTAA